A genomic region of Bombus pyrosoma isolate SC7728 linkage group LG6, ASM1482585v1, whole genome shotgun sequence contains the following coding sequences:
- the LOC122568216 gene encoding caspase-8-like — protein MSLLIDAKPSALSSNVSEDVLNKDILWKIENDLSIDEKISILFLMITDYQHSFREICDLLQNYKDHKVYILTEFINKHPENWKNKLLESICIVQNRQIIRKLGISFDDLDLLYLSKNGSCSRYLNLIAKSLYLLCEALSEDKIKLLLQYVRTDLNAYEEYLKDIDFLELHMLYWMQENYISIYPDGKAKLKNLLKHLKIFKDLEHIYEDLEKYENHQNVLDTQRTNSTNISQIQTFSMREEESVFSDVEGEDIRKLNNGLCIIISQMRFSGQQFETRFGTVADRMKLSETFQRFGFTIEVFNDLTKDEILTTLENIPKDFGTDYDCIFVCILSHGCKGGIISADEKEVSIEAIEHKFCCIKLKDVIKVVIIQACQGKVTGQINDDEVTHLVTDGPLNCEVSSILPYKNFCIFMSTMQGFISVRHKEEGSWFIQEFCNILQNGGNKITFLKAIRKTIQSVMKKKGKLNGTNSIGQLPELKTCRLLMDFQLPNYRADI, from the exons ATGTCTTTATTAATTGATGCAAAACCATCTGCTTTAAGCAGTAATGTAAGTGAAGATGTAttaaacaaagatattttatggaaaatagaaaatgaccTCAGCATTGATgagaaaatatctattttatttttgatgaTAACTGATTATCAACATAGCTTCAGAgaaatttgtgatttattaCAAAACTATAAAGATCACAAAGTTTATATACTtacagaatttataaataaacatcctgaaaattggaaaaataaattattggaatCTATATGTATCGTACAAAATAGGCAAATTATACGAAAGTTGGGAATATCATTTGATGATTTGGATTTATTGTATCTGTCAAAAAATGGATCATGTTCCAGatacttaaatttaattgcaaaaagtctatatttattatgtgaAGCTCTTTCCGaagataaaatcaaattattactGCAATATGTTAGAACTGATTTAAATGCatatgaagaatatttaaaagatatagattttcttgaattacatatgttatattggatgcaagaaaattatatttcaatatatccAG atgGTAAGGCCAAACTTAAGAATTTGCTTAAACATTTAAAGATTTTCAAAGATTTAGAGCATATTTATGAAGATCTGGAAAAGTATGAAAATCATCAAAATGTGTTAGATACACAGCGTACAAATTCTACTAATATATCTCAGATACAAACATTTTCCATGAGAGAAGAAGAATCTGTGTTTTCAGATGTCGAAGGAgaagatataagaaaattaaacaatggcctttgtattattataagcCAAATGCGTTTTTCAGGTCAACAG TTTGAAACCAGATTTGGAACTGTAGCTGATCGTATGAAACTATCAGAAACATTCCAAAGATTTGGTTTTACCATTGAGGTGTTTAATGATTTAACCAAAGATGAAATACTTACAACATTAGAGAATATTCCAAAAGACTTTGGTACTGATTATGACTGCATTTTTGTATGCATTTTAAGTCATGGTTGTAAAg GTGGTATTATTAGTGCAGATGAAAAAGAAGTTAGCATTGAAGCAATTGAAcataaattttgttgtataaaattaaaggatGTTATTAAAGTAGTTATTATACAAGCTTGTCAGGGAAAGGTGACAG gACAAATAAATGACGATGAAGTAACTCATTTAGTTACAGATGGTCCTTTAAATTGTGAAGTTTCAAGTATTTTACCATACaaaaatttctgtatatttatgtCAACTATGCAAGGTTTCATATCTGTTCGTCATAAAGAAGAAG GATCTTGGTTCATAcaagaattttgtaatattttacaaaatgggggaaataaaattacattcctGAAGGCTATTAGAAAAACGATTCAGTCGGtaatgaagaagaaaggaaaattaaatggaaCAAATTCCATTGGTCAATTACCTGAATTGAAAACATGCAGATTACTTATGGATTTTCAGTTACCAAATTACCGAgcagatatataa
- the LOC122568424 gene encoding sodium channel protein Nach-like: FKNMKRVRKQSCGNILKKIVRKFCYTIKTHVSEFCHETGLHGCKYICEPQRSTIERIAWAIMVVSSLCIAIGMLKVTLNYYEQHLVLSVIETTHHGIWNYPFPAVTVCDMNPVSLQLTKKFTDNLTFPSSLSKEFIAREMRLLNELLYPGIYGSHVRNNLSRLQNIFDMNMLSIPTIMNSVTRNCQSLLESCKWKSKIENCSTIFRSSISRDGLCCSFNYITYDSIMENPNIKPHKMTSCGYQSGLNLLLNLDVENNDADIMESTEIKIMLHDPYDYPDHNAPSKLISAHEYSFLTVQPVETYSTLDIRKLKSTMRECIFYDEANKMIGNDWNSNFVPARYSFINCLTNCRTAVIKKKCGCIPYYYPQNDTRVCNLRDVECLETFKFWYDTSWPGTDMSPKTLQLVELDTKERPCNCKPDCNFYRYIMENSAGNLDKRVYYDGLTYTTYSSEGKTWKNQSIIHVFFGDLVSIQFRRDMHYSWRHLFATFGGLLGVFAGFSFMSIFEIIYFFIIRVLTDACVKRNKSN, encoded by the exons tttaaaaatatgaaacgcgTACGAAAGCAAAGTTGCGGCAATATCTTGAAAAAGATCGTacgaaaattttgttacacCATAAAAACACATGTCTCGGAGTTTTGTCACGAAACGGGACTTCATGGTTGCAAATATATTTGCGAACCTCAACGTTCTACGATAGAAAG AATCGCATGGGCAATAATGGTGGTCTCATCCCTGTGCATTGCAATCGGAATGCTGAAAGTTACTCTGAATTATTACGAGCAGCATTTAGTTCTCTCGGTCATCGAAACGACCCATCATGGAATATGGAATTATCCGTTTCCAGCGGTTACGGTATGCGATATGAATCCCGTATCTCttcaattaacaaaaaaattcaCCGACAACTT GACATTTCCATCGAGTCTGTCGAAGGAATTTATAGCTCGAGAAATGAGATTACTGAACGAATTATTATATCCTGGTATATACGGATCACACGTTCGAAATAATCTTTCACGATTGCAGAACATTTTTGACATGAATATGCTTTCAATACCAACGATCATGAACTCG GTTACGCGAAATTGTCAAAGTTTGTTGGAATCGTGTAAGTGGAAATCGAAGATTGAAAACTGCAGTACCATATTTCGATCAAGTATCAGCCGTGATGGATTATGTTGCagctttaattatattacttatgaTTCGATTATGGAAAATCCAAA TATAAAACCACATAAAATGACATCGTGTGGATATCAGAGTGGACTCAATTTATTGCTTAATCTGGATGTCGAAAATAATGATGCTGATATTATGGAATCTACGGAAATAAAG aTCATGCTACACGACCCTTACGATTATCCTGATCATAACGCACCGAGTAAATTGATAAGCGCGCATGAATATTCGTTTTTAACTGTCCAACCTGTAGAAACTTATTCGACCCTTGATATCAGAAAGCTAAAATCCACTATGAGGGAATGCATATTTTATGatgaagcaaataaaatgattgGTAACGATTGGAACAGCAATTTCGTCCCCGCAAGATATTCATTCATAAATTGTCTAACGAACTGTCGAACAGctgtaattaagaaaaaatgtgGATGCATTCCATATTATTATCCGCAAAATG ATACCAGAGTATGCAATTTAAGAGATGTTGAATGCCTAGAAACGTTTAAAT tTTGGTATGATACTTCTTGGCCAGGAACAGATATGTCGCCCAAAACTTTACAGCTTGTAGAATTGGATACTAAAGAAAGACCTTGTAATTGTAAACctgattgtaatttttatcgttatataatgGAGAATTCAGCAGGAAATCTTGATAAACGCGTTTATTATGATGGTCTGACTTACACTACTTATTCCAg CGAAGGTAAAACCTGGAAAAATCAAAGTATAATTCATGTATTTTTTGGAGATCTAGTGTCTATTCAATTCCGACGGGATATGCATTATAGTTGGCGTCATTTATTCG CAACATTTGGTGGTCTCTTAGGAGTTTTTGCTGGTTTTAGTTTCATgtctatttttgaaattatttatttttttattattcgggTTTTAACCGATGCATgtgtaaaaagaaacaagtcAAACTAA